The Pseudomonas berkeleyensis genome includes a region encoding these proteins:
- the dcd gene encoding dCTP deaminase, whose amino-acid sequence MSIKSDKWIRRMAQEHGMIEPYVERQVRGADDSRVISYGVSSYGYDVRCADEFKVFTNIHSAIVDPKNFDEKSFVDIKSDVCIIPPNSFALARTVEYFRIPRDVLTICLGKSTYARCGIIVNVTPLEPEWEGHVTLEFSNTTNLPAKIYANEGVAQMLFLQSDEACEVSYRDRGGKYQGQTGVTLPKA is encoded by the coding sequence ATGAGCATCAAATCGGATAAGTGGATTCGCCGCATGGCCCAGGAACACGGGATGATCGAGCCCTATGTCGAGCGCCAGGTACGCGGTGCCGACGACAGCCGCGTCATCTCCTACGGCGTTTCCAGCTATGGCTACGACGTACGTTGCGCCGACGAATTCAAGGTGTTCACCAACATCCATTCGGCCATCGTCGACCCGAAGAACTTCGACGAGAAGAGCTTCGTGGACATCAAGAGCGATGTCTGCATCATCCCGCCGAACTCCTTCGCCCTGGCTCGTACTGTCGAGTACTTCCGCATTCCGCGTGATGTACTGACCATCTGCCTGGGCAAGAGCACCTATGCGCGCTGCGGCATCATCGTCAACGTCACGCCGCTGGAACCGGAATGGGAAGGCCACGTGACCCTGGAGTTCTCCAACACCACCAACCTGCCGGCGAAGATCTACGCCAACGAAGGCGTGGCACAGATGCTGTTCCTGCAGTCCGACGAGGCCTGTGAGGTTTCCTACCGTGACCGTGGTGGCAAATACCAGGGCCAGACGGGTGTGACGCTGCCCAAGGCTTGA